One window from the genome of Gimesia aquarii encodes:
- a CDS encoding response regulator transcription factor, which yields MATNETRFDMTSSIVNHILVVDDEQDTALFLKKLLEEHGYHVTIAKDGGQAHSSFSMHKPDFVILDLIIPHESGFEICERMKQKESDVPILILTAIDSPESRQLAKRVGADGYLLKPFDPDELLEMIKEISNDVWEHDHLDSSKEDLDERIHFYCPCGKKLKVRVRHRGRTMTCPSCQEALVVPLYD from the coding sequence ATGGCTACGAATGAAACTCGCTTTGATATGACATCTTCGATCGTCAATCACATTCTTGTTGTGGACGACGAACAGGATACCGCCTTATTTCTCAAAAAACTTCTAGAGGAACATGGCTACCATGTAACAATAGCGAAAGACGGCGGACAAGCCCACTCATCATTCAGTATGCACAAACCTGATTTTGTGATTCTAGATTTAATCATTCCTCACGAAAGTGGTTTTGAAATCTGTGAACGGATGAAACAAAAAGAAAGTGATGTTCCCATCCTCATTTTGACTGCAATTGACTCTCCAGAATCACGTCAGTTAGCAAAACGAGTTGGTGCGGATGGTTATCTGTTGAAACCGTTTGACCCGGATGAATTACTGGAAATGATCAAAGAGATTTCAAATGATGTCTGGGAACATGATCACCTCGATTCTTCCAAGGAAGATCTGGACGAACGAATTCATTTCTACTGTCCCTGTGGTAAAAAGCTAAAAGTTCGCGTTAGACATAGAGGACGCACAATGACCTGTCCCTCATGTCAAGAAGCACTTGTGGTTCCTCTGTATGATTAA